The DNA segment TGGCCCCCTCATCAATGACAGACCTCTGTGACAATCTGCACAGTAAGAACAGTCTCTAATCCAAACCGaatcccactcccacccccgaTTAAACATAGGTCTTCTCAGCTGCCTGGACCATGAGCCACCAAACACCTTCGCAGACAGGCCGAGGCCGGGAGCCTAGGTGAGGATGTCATGGGCCTGGTGCTCCACCAGCATCTCCATGCTCTTCACGTCGGTGCACCAGAACTCCAGGCGGTCCTTCATCCCCTTGATCTGCATGCAAGCCAAGACACACGTGTGTTAAGGTGCTTGGGAATCACGGCAGCTGATGGGCCAGTCCTAAATGTCCAGCTAATTCTCTAGGGCAGCATTATTAAAAAGGACATCAGAGCTGGGGGAGTTGGGTGTGTGAGATGGGATTGTCCCAGTCAATTCTTACCAGAAGGACATTAAGAAAAACTTGCATGAAAGAAAACAGGCAAGAATGGAGGAAATCCAGAGGATTAAATTTCCATAAAACATAAATAAGCTAGATTTTGGCTCCAATCACAGATCCAGAAGAATATTTAATCAGAGTACCAATTTTAAGATTAAAAGCCATCATCAAGCACAACCAGCACTGTTATCACAATAAGCTTTAAATGCAGGGTTCAAATCTCAAGCTTGCATTAAATTAGGTTCTTTGAAAAGCCCTTAGTCCATAGAGCAGTAATTCATTCTCTGAAATCTCTTGTCTGACAATGCTTTCTTCCTAAATGGCTTCCATCCAAATGAAACTAAGACAGCACAGATACAACCCCAAACACCCAGAAAGGTGAACTCTGTACTTCAAGCACATTACCTGTTGCAAATCCAACACGCGGGGCTGCACCCAGGTCATGTGAACCCGCTTATCCACCTCGTCAATACTGCCTTTCACCAGCCCCACCGAGAGGGCCTTCATCACCAGCAACTCCACCTGTGCATAGAGGGGGCTTGTGTAGGGCACTCTGGCGCCAACACGCACATCCCCGTGGACCCTGGCAGCTGTGAAACATGAGGGGAGCAAGGCTCAGTGTCCTTGTGACCTGAGTCTAGGGGCGGTGAGCTCACAGAGGAGTCCGGACGCTGGGAAGCAGCTCTGCTGCTGCAACATCCTGAGCCAAGAACTACGTACCTCGTTCACGGTGATTTTAGCACTTTTGGCAATTTCTTCAAAAGTGAGTTGCCTATGATTGGCAGGTCGTGTAAAAGTCAtctgaaaaaattgtttttaagtcaGAGAACTGATAAAGATATTTTTGTCAATACCTGCTCTGAAAACACAGACCTTATCAGTACCCTACATACTAAAATTTTCTTAGTATTAGTCACATATGTTACTCAGACTAAGCTTCCCATTCCTAGACAAGAGGTGACACAGACTTTGTGGTCGTTTTCTAGAACAGCCATCACTCGTCTCCTGAACGAGTACTCGAGGCTGCCATGCGCCAGGGCTGTATGTGGGGCTGGCGACACTGCGAGGGAGCAGAAACACCAAGGGCCTGCGGTCAAGAAGCTCACGTTCCAGCGCAGGGCAGAGGAGCAGGCAGATGAAGAGAGGCAGGTGACGTTCTCTCAACACAGAGGGACGGGGAAGCACTCCCTGAGGAGGGGTCACTGAAGCTAAGGCTCAAATACAAACTGAAAAAAGCAAGTGGTGGCAAAGGAAGAGCAGAGCtcgttgggggtgggggcaggagaaccaccaccaccaccgcttGAGCTGCAACCTGAGGGCCTTCAGAGTTCGCAGGGCCCCATGGCTCTCGGCAGGGTCTTAGATCACCAGGTAGGTCCTGGGTCTTGCTTACCTCCATGAGGCACAATAACTGAATTTTCCTCAGAAGTTGGGCTTCGTTGGCTGCTAAATCAGGCTGTAAAGCAATACAACATCAGTTACCTAACCTGGGTTTTGAAATTCTTTCTACAATAGTCAATAGAACCAAAAGAAACTGGGCAGGTCCAAACATTTTCCACTCTAGATCACTGAGGCTCATTATTAGCTTCAGGTGATTCGAACTTCATTCTTCTCAGGAAATCATTAGAAGAGCGGTTAGCTGAAGATCTAGGATTTTCCAAGACAAAGAATTTACAAAGATTTGTGCCACTGTCATGAACACCAGGGGGCAGGACTACAAGGTGTATGTTGGGGTTGCAAGAGGACTCTTGGCACAGGGAAAGGCAGGAAGGGTTAGGGTTAGAGAGCAAAGTGACCCCAGGGCCTGGCAGGTAAGGAAGGTGCTCAACAAGCCAACAGACACATGGTGAACAAGCTCCACAGGTGCACAGCCAATCCCGTGGGACTGACCTGCTGGCCCCAGGCGGTCTTCAGGGTCTGGAATCGCTCTACATTGCCACTGTTAAAGGCATAGAGGGTGTCAATCAGCCATTGCCGGTCCGTGTCCCTCAGCGACTCCAGCACAGGGTGCATGAGCTGTGAGGACAGACGTGGTCAGCCAACAGAAGCTCAGCCTCCCCGGGCTCAGGAATCTGTGCCCCTGGTCCACTTACCAGCTCGCCAAAGTTGAAAACTCCCTCGCCAAGAAGTCCTGCCAGTCCTAGTGTGAAAGCTCTCTCCTGCTGCTCAGACACTACAGCAACAACACCCCTCCAGTTACACTCCAGGCACAAGAATCAGTTCTGTTTTGCTTTAGAAATTTCccataaaaaataaactgctttCTGTAATGGTTATATTACAAAGTCCTAACATCAGTTACCTCGTTTCAAGTACTGGATTGACTCAGACTGTACCTGGAACCATATATACAGTTTTGGTAGGAAAGGCATTCATTGCATATTTTTACCTAAGTACGTGAATCTCCTGCCTGGTGGGGTGTATTCCTCACACCTCTGCCTGCTGAGGGAAGCAGCACCATTTCTTATCCAGCTTAGAGCCACCATGTTTAGCCTCTGTTGACTAGAATTAACCTACATTTTGTCCCTTTATTCTCTTGACCATATTAGTTGCTTTTTCCAATATAGTTTTCTTGAAATGTAGCAATTAAAACTGCACTAACAATTTTAGGAGTTGCTGATCTCCTCAGCTTCAACAGTGTACTGTGAAACatctaaaatatgttaaaataggGTAAAATTTCTTTTGTAAACACATATTTCTTGCACTATCCCCAAAAGTCACAGGTCACTTTTCTTCCACCCCCAAATCCTTGGAAGATTTTTGTAATTTACTGCCCTGGGTATAGCACTTCAGTTTCATGACAAGAGTCCCAGGTTCAGGGATGTCACGGTGCCTTGCAGGGGGCCAAGGCATTCACATCACTCTACCTCTCACTCTGACTCAGACCACAGAAAGGAGTAGTTCCAGAGCAGGAACAGGAAAGGGGCTATGAGGGTCAGCCTCACTTTCAATGAATTAAAAGCTGAAAACAAATACAATGCGAAAACTAAGGCTTAAACAACTCTTCCTACCACATGGGCTTtcttctaaaagaaataaacacatttggGTAACTTCTGAGATCAGGTGCCTCAGGCATGTCACAACTACTACGTCATGTGAGTGAGCACCTCATGTGACATAGACCTTTTGGTCATGTTACCTGGCAGATCCTTGATGTCAACACAGCCCAAAAATCGCAGAGCATCTTTGTAGTAGGATGCATGGTTTCCAATTGTTTGATAGTATTTACTGGAGAGATCGTAGAAACGACTGTGAACGGATGTCACCCCAGGGAGGTTGTTGAGCATTTCTTCAACATCTTCGATAGTTTCCTATATACAGAAAGCAAGAATACTTTCTAACTTAAACGTTTTTCAAGTAACATATGACAAGGTGAAAAGCATAAGCCACAAAGACTGATAAATTTGacactttaaaatggaaaacttcagTTCATCCTGTGTGGTCTCCTGCTGGATGTACGTGCTCACAAGGGAGAGAACTCTGTTTAAGGGGAACAGGCATCACATCAGCGAGAAATGTCAACAGGAGCCTGAAGTGAGGGCAAAGGAGAATTTTCTgtgctatttttgcaactttcctgtaatttaaaattatttaaaagtaaacaaagaggaaaattaggatttttttctccttacagTTTTAAATACTGTTAAGTCTGTACCGTGGCGGTCTCACCTTTGTCACTTGCAGGTCACCAATATTCAGCTTCAGAGCGCCAATCGCGGTTTTGCACAGGATCACCGCCTCATCACTGCTTTTCACCTGAAGACATCAGAGATGAGGGGGCTCAGAAGTGTGGGCAATGCAGGAACGACGAAGGCATCTGTCACTGATGTAACCTGCATGACTATGGACACACTGGTCTCCAGAGTTGTGAACAGTGGGCACAGACAAAGTGTAATTCACATAGCTTTCAAAAGATCTGGCTCAAACTTCATGTTTACCTTCTCACGAGTCTtttccagaaaactaagagcCACATTAGGATCTAGAAAAGACAGACCAAAGTCAGAAGCATCGCCAACAGAGTATCCTGTTGTACCTGCAAAGTATCCATCTTTACAGGTGGGATAATCTTTAGGCTTAGACCATAAAATACAAAACTTAGAATTTTATATTATCTATTGAAATCCAAAAGCTCAATTAACTTATACTTTGACatcattttaattacaattaGGATCTGCTCCTTTACGAAAGAAAGTGACACTCACCAGTCATCTGTCTAACTACATGTAGAATGATTTCTACCAGGGACAAAGGATTCACCCTGAAATAAAAACCCAGTCTTTGAACATCAACAAATCAATgtattcattttcaaaaacaaaaacaaaagaattttacCTGTGTTCAAATTCACTGATGAAGTTTTCATAAAGCTGTGGAACCAAAACACGGAGTAATTATAAGACATCTTTCATTCTGCAAAATCAAGACTTCAGACACTAGCATGATACCCATCAGACAGCAGGCACTGCATAAGTCTGTGCTGAATAATAGAAGACCCAAATTGGGGCTTATTAAGCTCACATAAATGATCACCCttagggactgccctggtggttgAGGcattaagaatccatcttgcgaGGCAAGGGTTacgggttcaacctctggttggggagctaagatcccatatgcagaagagcaacgaagcccatgtgtTGCAATAACTGAGTTGtggcacaactagagagtctgtgttcCTCAACAGAGATTCTTCATGACTCTAGAAAGAttctgagtgccacaactaagactcaacgcagccaaacagataaataattttaaaaacgaTCACCAATAAACGATTGAAAAAAgctagagttgttttttttttccgccTAACTTTTAGAATTAGAACCTTGTCCCATGAGACTCTACCAAGGACCAACTCATCTATCTGTTCTCCAAAGTACTCTGAATAAAACAGACTATCTGTTTGAAAGGCTCACTAACTAAACAGAGGTCAGAAGGCTGCAGGCTAATTATGTCCCATTATCAAATATCACAGTCATTCAGCAAACACTTGAGCACTTACCGAGGCTGTTTACTAAGTACTACAGCACAGAATGTGTAA comes from the Odocoileus virginianus isolate 20LAN1187 ecotype Illinois chromosome 28, Ovbor_1.2, whole genome shotgun sequence genome and includes:
- the PSMD13 gene encoding 26S proteasome non-ATPase regulatory subunit 13; translated protein: MKDVPAFLQQSQSSGPGQAAVWHRLEELYTKKLWHQLTLQVLDFVQDPCFAQGDGLIKLYENFISEFEHRVNPLSLVEIILHVVRQMTDPNVALSFLEKTREKVKSSDEAVILCKTAIGALKLNIGDLQVTKETIEDVEEMLNNLPGVTSVHSRFYDLSSKYYQTIGNHASYYKDALRFLGCVDIKDLPVSEQQERAFTLGLAGLLGEGVFNFGELLMHPVLESLRDTDRQWLIDTLYAFNSGNVERFQTLKTAWGQQPDLAANEAQLLRKIQLLCLMEMTFTRPANHRQLTFEEIAKSAKITVNEVELLVMKALSVGLVKGSIDEVDKRVHMTWVQPRVLDLQQIKGMKDRLEFWCTDVKSMEMLVEHQAHDILT